The following are encoded together in the Citrus sinensis cultivar Valencia sweet orange chromosome 1, DVS_A1.0, whole genome shotgun sequence genome:
- the LOC102608321 gene encoding glutathione hydrolase 3, translated as MRQQSAEAPLLSSNHINIHVSSAPKHRALRLLLVFFAISSILGLVFKDKCLIFFNGKLKLKVNYGDVVESEHGVVAADDGHCSEIGASTLRLGGHAVDAAVATALCLGVVNPMASGIGGGAFMVLRSSATSQTLAFDMRETAPQAASQDMYENDTEAKYTGALSIGVPGEIAGLHEAWLKHGRLAWRALFQPAIKLAKEGFVVAPYLGQHIANKAEVILNDRGLRQVFAPNGKLLKSGDKCYNVELAQSLEALAEQGPEALYNGTVGEKLVKDVREAGGILTIEDLRSYKVDVMDAMSANAMGYTISGMPPPSSGTVGMSMILNIFDSYGSSDSAKGNLGLHRLIEALKHMFAVRMTLGDPKFVNNTNTLSEMLSPSYAEQIQLKIFDNTTFPPDYYMYRWSQLRDHGTSHFCIVDAERNAVSMTTTVNYAFGAGILSPSTGIVLNNEMDDFSIPTEISPDKLPPAPANFIEPNKRPLSSMTPLIITKDNQLAGVIGGSGGMNIIPAVTQVFINHFILGMEPLAAVQNPRVYHKLIPNVVSYENWTVIDGDHIEISEESKLFLEKRGHQLKAKAGGAIVQFVVQTLQNPINRIRKIGKGIDNAQALHGILTAVSDPRKDGRPAAV; from the exons ATGAGGCAACAAAGCGCAGAGGCTCCACTTTTGAGCAGTAATCATATCAATATTCATGTGTCGTCAGCTCCCAAGCACAGAGCTCTGCGCCTGCTTCTTGTGTTCTTTGCCATTTCATCAA TTCTAGGCCTCGTATTCAAAGACAagtgcttaattttttttaatggaaagcTCAAACTCAAAGTCAATTATGGGGATGTTGTGGAATCAGAGCATGGTGTTGTTGCAGCTGATGATGGTCATTGCTCTGAAATTGGAGCATCAACGCTTAGACTTGGTGGCCATGCTGTTGATGCTGCAGTGGCAACTGCATTGTGCCTTGGCGTTGTTAATCCTATGGCTAGTGGAATAGGCGGCGGTGCATTTATGGTGTTGAGATCTTCAGCAACCTCACAGACTCTCGCTTTTGACATGAGAGAAACTGCCCCTCAAGCTGCTTCACAG GATATGTATGAAAACGACACTGAAGCCAAGTATACAGGAGCTCTATCAATTGGAGTTCCCGGTGAGATAGCCGGTCTTCATGAAGCCTGGTTGAAACATGGGCGTTTGGCTTGGAGGGCTCTGTTCCAACCTGCAATAAAGCTCGCCAAAGAAGGTTTTGTGGTTGCTCCTTATCTCGGACAACACATAGCGAACAAGGCAGAGGTGATCTTAAATGATCGCGGCTTACGACAAGTGTTTGCACCAAATGGGAAGTTGTTAAAATCAGGTGATAAGTGTTATAATGTTGAGCTAGCTCAGAGCCTGGAGGCATTGGCAGAACAAGGGCCAGAAGCCTTGTACAATGGAACTGTCGGTGAGAAGTTAGTGAAAGATGTTAGAGAGGCTGGTGGGATTTTGACAATTGAGGATTTAAGGAGTTACAAAGTTGATGTAATGGATGCAATGTCTGCAAATGCAATGGGCTACACTATATCTGGAATGCCACCTCCGTCAAGTGGAACTGTTGGGATGTCAATG ATTCTAAACATCTTCGATAGTTATGGAAGTTCAGATTCTGCAAAAGGAAATCTAGGTCTACATCGATTAATTGAAGCACTTAAACACATGTTTGCTGTTCGAATGACCTTAGGTGACCCCAAGTTTGTAAACAATACCAACACTTTGTCTGAAATGCTTTCTCCATCTTACGCGGAGCAAATTCAGCTTAAAATATTTGACAACACTACTTTTCCACCAGACTACTACATGTACAG GTGGAGTCAGTTGAGAGATCATGGAACAAGTCATTTCTGCATTGTAGATGCAGAGCGAAATGCAGTGTCTATGACAACAACGGTGAACTATGCTTTTGGAGCTGGAATTCTCTCGCCTTCTACTGGTATTGTCCTCAACAATGAGATGGACGACTTCTCAATACCCACGGAGATATCTCCTGACAAGCTACCACCTGCTCcagcaaattttattgaaccaAATAAGAGACCTTTGTCTTCCATGACTCCACTTATTATTACTAAG GATAATCAACTAGCTGGGGTTATTGGTGGTAGTGGTGGAATGAACATCATTCCAGCAGTAACCCAAGTTTTTATCAACCATTTTATCTTGGGGATGGAACCTTTAGCTGCAGTCCAGAATCCAAGAGTCTACCACAAG CTGATACCAAATGTTGTTAGTTACGAAAATTGGACGGTGATTGATGGTGATCACATTGAGATTTCTGAGGAAAGCAAACTTTTCTTGGAAAAGAGGGGTCACCAATTGAAGGCTAAGGCAGGGGGAGCTATAGTCCAGTTTGTTGTTCAAACTCTTCAAAATCCCATCAACAGAATCCGAAAAATCGGAAAAGGTATTGACAATGCACAAGCGTTGCATGGAATTCTTACGGCAGTGAGCGACCCAAGAAAGGACGGGAGGCCTGCAGCTGTTTGA